ATGAAACTCGTAACATAATTTTCTACATAATCAATTCTCGAGCTCGAGACATTGTATCCCTCTTATTCTTGTAATATTTTCAATCCATCCACTAGTTGATTTTTTTCCAATTGCATAGGGGTATTGTTTTCTAATGAATTAGGCTATAGTTGGCCCCATTTTGACTTGCACTCTCACATGTTTAAGTCCTTATTATCCAagtagacaatttttttttgtatatatatatattccataaatcataataattattaaacacacccccaccccccacccaaaaataaaaaaaatttaggcaaaaatggtcaaaatatGGACAAAGATTGTGAACGTGATttctaattttgttgttgtctcCTTCATTACATCAAAAACTAggaaaatagaaagagagataACAAATagagattaattaattttgtatctAATTTGCATGTCCATGCATGATCATAAACAATATAACATTTTgtcaatgaaataaaaaaaacagatCAAATCATTAGTTTTTGATTAATCAGAGggaaaaaaaatgtgaagatCAAGAAGGAATTGAAAagtgagatatatatatatatcataggCGCGTTCGTGCCCAGAGACTAGTATATGTATAGAGATGAAGGCGTGGGAGGCAACTATAAGGATAACACAAGCTGCAACAAGAAAACGTGCTAACACGATATTTTGTACACAAGGTTCATCATCACCACCAACAGAGGAAGAAAATGAGCAACAAGATGATCACATTTACGCGAATGGTGAAATTTTTCATGCTGAGAGGTTTCTCCCAAACGGTGATTACTATAGTGGTTATTGGCTTGACAATTTCCCTCATGGACAAGGTAAATATTGGTGGACGGATGGATGTATGTACGTTGGAGATTGGTTTCGTGGAAAAACTATGGGGAAAGGTATGTTTAGTTGGCCCTCGGGGGCAATGTACGAGGGGAATTTCAAGTCTGGATTTATGGATGGAGATGGTACCTATACGGGGCCTAATGGCGATACCTATAGGGGTGGTTGGATCATGAATTTGAAACATGGACAAGGGGTTAAGGAGTACGTTAACGGAGATTGTTATGATGGTGAATGGTGTAGGGGATTGCAAGAAGGACAGGGGAGGTATAATTGGAAAAATGGGAATTATTATGTTGGTGAATGGAAAAATGGAACTATTTTTGGTAAAGGTAAAATGTATTGGACTAATGGAAATGTTTATGAAGGGAATTGGGAAGATGGATTTCCTAAAGGAAATGGTACTTTTAAATGGACTGATGGAAGTTTTTATGTTGGAAATTGGAGTAAAGATCCAAATGAACAGAATGGTACATTTTATCCATCTACTTCATTGTTAGAAACTGGTAATCTTGAATGGGATCCTCAACAAGTGTTCAACGTCGATTTGGTAGAATGTACTATCTGTCCACCTGAGAAAGTTCCTATTTTGCCTTCACAGAAGAAACTCGCGTTATGGAGGTCATCTAAGGCTGTTGACAGCAACATTAAGCCTAGGAGGATGTCGTTGGACGGGAGAATAGATGCACCTCCTGTTGATAGGGAGTTTGGTAGAATTCGTTTATCAGATGTTGCAGGAACTTCAGCTAGTTATTTGGACGATTCCATCGTTGGCTTGCAGGATGCTGATGGATATTTAAGAGGTAGTCCTATAAGAATTCCTAAAGTTGTTAAGAGACAAGGCCAAACTATTTCTAAAGGACATAAGAATTATGAGCTTATGCTTAATTTGCAGTTGGGAATCAGGTAGTAAATTTAACTCGTTTTTCGTCTAATTATATTAGTAAATGTACAAGTTACTTTGTGTTTGTTGTGCATTTTCAAAGCTCAAAGTTGTGATGTAACTTATCGATAGGGTATCAGTGGGACGGCCTGGTCCTCCACCATCACTAGATCTCAAGCCATCAGCGTTTGATCCTCGAGAGAAGTATTGGACTAGATTTCCAACAGAAGGATCCAAGATAACGCCCCCTCACCCGTCTTGTGAATTCAGATGGAAGGATTATTGTCCGAAAGTTTTCAGGTAaggtttttatttctattacttGTTGAAAATGATGACTTTAGAACACGTTGAAAGTAGTGATCATCGATTTTGATGTTCCTCAGGGCATTACGGATGCTATTCAAAGTGGATGCAGCTGATTATATGATATCGATTTGTGGTAATGATGCTCTCCGAGAGCTTTGTTCCCCTGGAAAAAGTGGAAGTTTTTTCTACTTGACAAACGATGATCGATATATGATCAAGACAATGAAGAAGGCAGAAACAAAAGTAAGTCTCTTGATAACTGCAATTATTTTCTGCAAAGATCAGTACTTCCCCTTCTGATTTTACTTGCCAATGGATTTGTTAGGTGCTATTAAGGATGCTTAGCGCGTATTTCAATCATGTTCGCGCTTTTGACAACACCCTTGTGACTAAGTACTATGGCCTGCATTGTGTGAAGCTAAGTGGACCAGCACAGAAGAAGGTATCAGACATAAAGTACCATAACAGAAGTCTAATACAGTCAAATCTCTCTATAACGTCATTTCTCTGAATATTTTTTGGCTGCTATAGTGAATTGCTGTTATATGAAAAACGGCTTTAAAGAAAACTTGATGTTTATAGTGAAATGTTGTTACAGAGGATGACTATTATACAGAGGTTTAACTGTGGTTGTTCAATGTGAACAACTTTAATATATTCATGAATGGTTTTAGGTACGATTTGTTATCATGGGGAACCTCTTTTGTACAAATTACTCAATTCATAGACGATTCGACTTGAAAGGATCAACATTTGGAAGAACGACAGATAAACCAGAATCCCAGATTGAAGCAACAACAACCCTTAAAGACCTTGATCTCAACTTCATTTTCAGGTTACAAAAGACATGGTTTCAAGAATTCCGAAGGTATGGAACTTTCATGTCGAATAATGTAACTATCCTCTGACATTTGAGACTCTCAACGTTTCATTTCAAGTGTAAAACAAATGTCAGTAAATGATTTTCGCGACATTCTGCAGGCAAGTTGATAGGGATTGTGAGTTCATGGAACAAGAGGGAGTGATGGACTATAGCCTTTTAGTTGGTATTCATTTTAGAGAAGCAGATAGTACTGAAGATCAGACATCTTCTGGTTCTGGAACACCTATCGGTTAGTTCTAACTTCATTTCAATCATAACAACAATTcctccgtttcaatttatttgtcttactGTCATTTGTTTTCAACTCGTTGCAGATAATGGAGGCTCGGAAAATGAAACAGTTGCTCGTGTCTCTCGAGCTGATATGGATCAGTTGCTTCTTGATAAGGAAGGGTAAGTTTTCAATCCCCTCATAATCATCTGGTTACTTGCACTATATGTACTTGCTATTTGTAATATTTAAGTCACTGAACTAACTATTTATACGTCGTTTCTTGATCTTTATGTCAAAAATTGCAGATGGGCTAGCATAAAACTAGGAATAAACATGCCTGCAAGAGTTGAAAGGACAGAGAGGAAAGCTACAGAAGCGGAAACTCAGCTAGTTGGAGATCCAACAGGAGAGTTGTATGATGTGATACTGTTTTTCGGGGTCATAGACATACTTCAAGACTATGACATTACAAAGAAGCTAGAGCACGCATACAAGTCTATGCAATGTGATCCAAACTCTATATCAGCAGTTGATCCAAAGGCATACTCAAGGCGTTTTCGCGATTACAtattcaaagtttttatagAAGATAATTGACATGAAAGTTATAAAGAGGGCTTCAAGCTAGCATAGGACTAAAGTACTATTTGTTTGTTGTTTTTGGAAATTATTTGCAGTTGAAGCTTAGAAGGAGAgaagaacatatatatatatacacacactctTCCTTCACTGCATTTTATAGGTATACACAAAATACAGAATGAGTTACTATTGTATAGAAGAAGTTGTAATAGATATGTTGCTCAGAGTCTCCAGAAATGTTGTCGGATCCTTCAAAAAGGAACTACTTTTTGGAGGATCAGGCGATATTCTTGAAGTGTCCGAGCAACACAGGTAACCGAAGCAACACAAATGTGACTTTTAAGTTGCATAACTTACATGTATGAAAATTTGTTGTTTCAAGGTATTTGCAGGGAATTAAGGATGGATTTTAATgtagaatttaattaaatttatcaaagtTCCATTTACTAATTCATTTGGGCTTCTTAATCATTTAGGTTTAGTATGATTCATAAACAAGTTTTGCTGATACTTTTATTATCCTCTAGAAATGTGTGAAGAACAGAAGGAAATGATCTGTCATGTCCATTTACAGTTTGATTAGAAAAAAGAAGACATTATAAGATCATATCTCATGTGTTATTGCTTACAAAGTTCATGTTGATAGATATGTCACCTGGACCTAACTCCATATAAGGAGATCAAAGGATCCCACACGCGTGATATACTGGATCATCTCCTCGTAAGACATGCTTAGCTAGCTCAAATATGTTGCCTTACTAGGGCAAACTAACATTTTGGTCAACTTAATGTAATCACCATGATTCAGCATTAGGTATAcaagaaagaatgagaactaTAAAACTTtcttgattcaactcttttaaATTTACTTGGTTTTCTCCATTGAACCATCAAGAATCAAGAAACTTACATGCATATCAATGATGCAAGTCTAGCAGAGAAGTACAATGTCTAATGCCAAATGGCTAGAATAACAGCAATGACTAAAAGTAGTAGCAGCACACCATCTCCTCCTGGCAAGACGCCTAACCTGTCGAAAAATTAACACCAGATAAAATGTTAGTAGAATTTCATGCTATTATTTTGCAGTTTATTAGACAACAACATAATTGGTTTCTTATTTCTATAGCATGTCTCTTTCTATAATTACTAGTGGTACTATTGGCATACCTGAGCTTTCTCCTGGACTGATAAATGTACGTCATCACCGGAGGAAGGATGCCAAACAGAAAGCAGTTGGCGTAGATCCCAGCAAAATCAAGAGCTCTTGAAAATGTAGAGGGAAAGAAAGAGCCAATGAGAACTGGCAAAGCTAGAACAAAAGGAATCACAAGGCTTTGTAAAGATTCAAAACCAGAGTTCACTCTATTTTCTGAAGCATTATCATTTTTAGTTCCACTATAAGAAACTTTCCCTTCATTTCCAAGATTTTGCCTCAACTTAAATGTGGCTGAACCAACTTTGCCTACTACTCCTCGAGCTGGACTGGGAATGGAACTGGAACTACTAAAGATCAAATCCAAGGTATCGACAACCTGTTTCGGAAAGCTAACAGCATATCCTATCAAGCTTGTGGCTAATGCTGAAAATGCAAAACCTTGAACAGCTGGTAGAGCAGAGGAATTGACAGAGAGCAAGAGTGAGATTGGATCGCTTGAGACAGATGAAGCATTGTGACTAGAAAGTCCCAAAACAATCAAATTCCATGATAGTACCATGACTAGAGGAATAGTCCCACCTAGCATTATTGCTTTTCTAGCATCGTGTACAGTGTTTCCAgcaattttacaaataaaaggTGTGATTACATGGAATCCCATTGTAAGCACAGCCACAGGAATAGCAGGCAAAACTGATGAAAATCTCCAAGAAGCAAATCCAAAAGAATCAAGAATACTCATTCTCCCAACAAATATTCCAATTACAACTAATGTTGTTATGGAGAAAAACATAGTAATGCATAGGCATCTATTCGCTACATCAATAACATGAAAAGGTAACAAACAAAGAACTATCCCGACTAGTGATGGAAACAGTCCATTAGCAAGAACATGATTAATCTTGGGAAACCACTGAGAAATAATTGAACCAATTCCTGAAACACAGGCTACCAACAAAGCAAAAGTTAGTGAACCATAAACCAAAGCAACAAAAGACCCAAGTTTACTTCCTAATGCCTTGGTTGCAAGACTAGTAAAGCTAACTTCATCAACCCCATCTTCCTCCATAGCTGCAAAACTAAGCTCTGCCACAAGAATGATAGAGGAAATAACATAAACCCAAGTCAACAAAAGAGATATGGTTGATGGAATTGGACCAGATTTTACAGTTGCTGCAGGTAATCCCAACATTCCTGGCCCTACAGCAGTACCTACAATCAACCCCACAGCACCCCAAAAGCTTTTTTCTTGAACCACTTCAATCTTTTCTTCAATATTGCAACTTCTAGGTTCATCTACATCCAAAGCAACAGCTAAAGATTTGTGCTTTACACATAAATTATGACCTATAGTGGGATTAAAGAGCCCTTGCTTAAAGGCTGGAACTTTTGACCTTTTACCATTAGCTATACTCTTGGTATGAGAATTAGGGTGGCTGAAAAATTGAATCTTGAACTGCTGAGAAACAAgcatttttcaaaatgtcagaTACCCAAATAATCTTTTTCTAGATTCCTCAAAGTCAATCATTTATCAGTGTAAAAATGAGTTCTTCCTGGCATTTGACATGTACCatagaaagaagaacaaatttCAATGGATTTTTTTATCAGCTatcaaatatacaaacaaatgGGGTTGTGAAAAAGGACTAAAGGGATAagaattgaaaaattaattgcAGAAAATGAAAAAGTGTTAATACTGAGTACTGACTAATTACAGCTTCCATAAACAGCCTGGCCCTTAAGCTGAATATTCCGGCGGCGGTGACAAGTTTATGTGAGGGTTTGGAATCATTCTTGCCTAACCACGTGCTAAAATTActaatgttttttatttaaggAGAATCTTGTATGATTCCTGGACCCTACCAAACagaccacctaaacttcataggaTTTCTTTTTTTGGTGGCTATTCTTTGCAAAAACTATAATTATGTTTATTCCTACTTCTTTTAGAGATGTCATTCAAATACTCAAATCATTTGGAGttcccttttatttattttctctttagatttatataaaattgaacaagtatatatattacGTGAcctatatcatatattattataagagggaaccaaaaaagttaaaagttgaattacgattttacccttattataagttaaaatgatataaaaatatttaatttaaatatttaattatattattttaatagaaatattaatgACTTTTGCACTTCTTTagattaattcttaattaaaatatctaatttaatttatcttcTTTAAATATTTACCCTTTAAATAGGTACATGTATATGGTTTGTCTTCTAgattaatttatgttcttaattaatatttatttttaatttttgtaacacTTGACCTTTCAACTTTGTAAGTTAATCTTAATATTCCAAAGCtatattttttcctataaatacaaTCTTTTGATGTTACTTTTATAGAAAGATTTACATGTGTGGAAGACTAAAGAAGTTTTAATCaagtgaagaaaatttcaagGCAAGAGGATTTGTGTCAAGATTACAAGGCATAATGTGATTATAGGAATGAAtgttaattactaaaatatcgaagcttgatgtatttatttatttttacttatttgtcgAGATCAGAACTATGGTAAAACCCCTCCATTTATGTAGTTGAATATCACTTCCATAAACTTGTcttccaaatattttaattttttatggtcAAAAGTTGAATGTTGATTACTATAACTTTGTTTCTATTTGcattatcaagaaaaaacagaaaaaagattgtcttagcatttttctatttttcgttGGTTGCGTTATGCTAAACTTGCTCCTATATATGAtactttttctttgtatttgtaattttgttttaagaatatatttgattgaaggttgtattttttgctttagaaaatgagacaaatacaatcataaaaatagtgtaTAAGACATGCAGAACAATTAATGCTTACAAGatattctaatttcaaatattaataattatatttttgcattttaaattttaaatatttgtaaagaatCATTCTTACATGTGCTTGTGGATAAAATCTATAGTTTTTCgacaattttcattaaaattatcatgagattcaaatttcaaagtcgaaaaaatgatacaccaaaatgcttaagaagttagaagatctttttatcctttgaccaaatattgctcctattatttttttaacaaaataatgtaaaatatatttcaacaaaCTTTTAATTGTAAGAATACTAATATTGTCATTTTGACTCtccattaaattaaaatctgatttatttaattaatattaatattttatttgtataattacataatttaaatatcaatcaTTGCACTTTAAATCTTAGTTATTTTCTTctaataagttttttatttataaattttaattacttaattgcATTCTACTTAATGAGAAGGAGAATTTCAtcttttatgaattaatgtcaaacattttatcttcttgaaatgtataaatattaatttaatttcaacatttttatgtgacaaaaaagacattttaagaAAGTTAATCATAAGATAGTGTGCCtccatttttgtttttactactttattttatcttttaaaacaaatatataatttatatatcaaaattataataaagggagaactaaatgtaaaaaaaaatcttcaagtTAATCGTTAAATTGTTTATCGTTTTATTCATCGTTATGAAgtaacgtgcaacgcacgtgtcCATATACTAGTAAcacatacacacaaaaaatatatatacatttatctaattttatacaaatttaaataccTATTTGAATAAGCTCAgtactaaaaaaaaatcatataagtaCATGTTATGTCAATCCTTTAAACAAACTTAAAAAGGCTACTGGAACTTAATAGAAGTATACcaacattaaatttttatttaaactagtTGATACTTTGATATCGTCTATATGGATTGCATGTATccgttagtttttttttttaataaccatgatgtatgagttagCTCTTAACTAATTCCACGAGATATATGTCACCTCCACCAGCAAGTACTATATGACTTTGTCTATGAAAGCTAGGCGAAATGGGAAGAATCACCTAATGTTTTTTGTCTCCACTCACGATTCTTAACCATTTTATTGACCACTAAATCGCACCTTTGATTGGAtgcctagttttttttttttttgaaacataaAGAGTCAAAGATATGTCATGTTGTTTGCTTTTGGGCATTGAATGATAACAACAAGACTAAGGTTGCTAGATATACAAAGACTTGAGTTAGTGTTCAAAATCTGTTATTTTTCACACTTTTTTTGGTTCAAATAACACACAAAATGTATTCTGGGAACGTCGTAAAGCAACCCCACGATGTATATAACTTTGTTAAACTACTATGAGAGGTAAAAGGCAAGTGAAACCTCAATAGTGCTATGGCCACTTCTAAAGCTGTACAACTTCAGTTCTCACAAAACCCAAAACAGAAATCTGTGACTACTGACCGACTAATGATCCTAATAGAGCCGCAAAAATTGGTTTCTCTGTGGAGCCTGGAAAGGGGCCGGGGAGAGTAGCAGGGACCTTCGGCTTGCAGTGTGACACTAGATGAGCATATAATTCCCGAAATTCGTCTGATCTGTAGGGTAGTTGACACCAGAGTTCTTGAAATCTTTGCTTCAA
The sequence above is a segment of the Solanum lycopersicum chromosome 10, SLM_r2.1 genome. Coding sequences within it:
- the LOC101249317 gene encoding phosphatidylinositol 4-phosphate 5-kinase 6-like; amino-acid sequence: MKAWEATIRITQAATRKRANTIFCTQGSSSPPTEEENEQQDDHIYANGEIFHAERFLPNGDYYSGYWLDNFPHGQGKYWWTDGCMYVGDWFRGKTMGKGMFSWPSGAMYEGNFKSGFMDGDGTYTGPNGDTYRGGWIMNLKHGQGVKEYVNGDCYDGEWCRGLQEGQGRYNWKNGNYYVGEWKNGTIFGKGKMYWTNGNVYEGNWEDGFPKGNGTFKWTDGSFYVGNWSKDPNEQNGTFYPSTSLLETGNLEWDPQQVFNVDLVECTICPPEKVPILPSQKKLALWRSSKAVDSNIKPRRMSLDGRIDAPPVDREFGRIRLSDVAGTSASYLDDSIVGLQDADGYLRGSPIRIPKVVKRQGQTISKGHKNYELMLNLQLGIRVSVGRPGPPPSLDLKPSAFDPREKYWTRFPTEGSKITPPHPSCEFRWKDYCPKVFRALRMLFKVDAADYMISICGNDALRELCSPGKSGSFFYLTNDDRYMIKTMKKAETKVLLRMLSAYFNHVRAFDNTLVTKYYGLHCVKLSGPAQKKVRFVIMGNLFCTNYSIHRRFDLKGSTFGRTTDKPESQIEATTTLKDLDLNFIFRLQKTWFQEFRRQVDRDCEFMEQEGVMDYSLLVGIHFREADSTEDQTSSGSGTPIDNGGSENETVARVSRADMDQLLLDKEGWASIKLGINMPARVERTERKATEAETQLVGDPTGELYDVILFFGVIDILQDYDITKKLEHAYKSMQCDPNSISAVDPKAYSRRFRDYIFKVFIEDN
- the LOC101268525 gene encoding uncharacterized protein, which encodes MLVSQQFKIQFFSHPNSHTKSIANGKRSKVPAFKQGLFNPTIGHNLCVKHKSLAVALDVDEPRSCNIEEKIEVVQEKSFWGAVGLIVGTAVGPGMLGLPAATVKSGPIPSTISLLLTWVYVISSIILVAELSFAAMEEDGVDEVSFTSLATKALGSKLGSFVALVYGSLTFALLVACVSGIGSIISQWFPKINHVLANGLFPSLVGIVLCLLPFHVIDVANRCLCITMFFSITTLVVIGIFVGRMSILDSFGFASWRFSSVLPAIPVAVLTMGFHVITPFICKIAGNTVHDARKAIMLGGTIPLVMVLSWNLIVLGLSSHNASSVSSDPISLLLSVNSSALPAVQGFAFSALATSLIGYAVSFPKQVVDTLDLIFSSSSSIPSPARGVVGKVGSATFKLRQNLGNEGKVSYSGTKNDNASENRVNSGFESLQSLVIPFVLALPVLIGSFFPSTFSRALDFAGIYANCFLFGILPPVMTYIYQSRRKLRLGVLPGGDGVLLLLLVIAVILAIWH